The Cryptococcus neoformans var. neoformans B-3501A chromosome 4, whole genome shotgun sequence genome has a window encoding:
- a CDS encoding hypothetical protein (Similar to gi|34874566|ref|XP_343547.1| similar to RIKEN cDNA 5730496E24 [Rattus norvegicus], FASTA scores: opt: 289, E(): 1.3e-12, (49.485% identity (77.320% similar) in 97 aa overlap (6-102:2-98)); HMMPfam hit to UPF0136, Uncharacterised protein family (UPF0136), score: 94.1, E(): 3.4e-25), translating into MASSSDYLGYAYASLLTIGGVMGGIRKGSVISAVAGVGSGIAAAYGANRVSKDPLDVIPSLSVSAVLLTLMSWRLYKTRKFMPAGLVVTLSLLMTVRYALLLA; encoded by the exons ATGGCAAGCTCTTCGGATTACCTTGGCTACGCCTACGCCTCTCTCTTGACCATCGGCGGCGTAATGGGTGGGATTCGAAAGGGTTCCGTGATCTCTGCCGT TGCTGGTGTCGGGTCCGGAATAGCAGCTGCCTACGGTGCTAAC AGAGTATCCAAGGACCCACTCGACGTTATTCCGTCCCTCA GTGTTTCCGCCGTACTCTTAACATTGATGTCGTGGAGGTTGTACAAGACGAGAAAGTTTATGCCTGCCGGTCTTG TGGTGACTCTTTCATTACTCATGACCGTTCGATATGCTCTCCTTTTGGCTTAG
- a CDS encoding hypothetical protein (Similar to gi|46098904|gb|EAK84137.1| hypothetical protein UM02965.1 [Ustilago maydis 521], FASTA scores: opt: 619, E(): 4.6e-30, (31.622% identity (54.004% similar) in 487 aa overlap (39-480:80-544))) yields MSLPSLSTNVSDMLLSSLLPPNLPKLPSGGARGIDGGGPRQLTTQREGLTVPLLSNNFRRFVTRVGPVFWLQDRIEEVLYWRKPVWTWGWMLTWVFICFQPRVLLLLPSLALIVLLLHIHERTHPVPSLIGIISPPPLATARVHPESSTGDSSPDRSYTATTTRDESGETVGVPVVPPKEAESGVDYFMNIQAIQNLMGLVSDAYDYLAPILSNLQSPNTSSPTCFPLTHTHIILLLLPPTLFLPLVPSWLIPYVILPLGLLPPLGFHPNLTPWLLSLPRHPSIRKTKSVLEKWILTDKLPDKYSGHKISQVYVWENERLDPKLASSSSSFTGPIPTTSWSARFLRQGDRRAWIKISDVAEGEECLWKSVDDTGLPNGDDESEVEAKVLALKDGWEWLPEDWKVDVNGLWSENGVDEEGWLYTDDSWQNPSPTPYTEPDLPANSASIPGQLVQSMQTGKEKDMPGLGLRRVTRRRRWWKRVYKVDS; encoded by the exons ATGTCGCTCCCGTCCTTATCCACCAACGTGTCCGACATGCTGCTATCATCTTTGTTGCCTCCCAACCTGCCAAAACTGCCGTCTGGAGGTGCAAGAGGTATCGACGGAGGTGGACCGAGACAGCTCACGACGCAGAGAGAAGGGCTGACTGTACCGTTACTGAGCAACAACTTTCGGCGTTTCGTGACAAGG GTTGGACCGGTATTCTGGCTTCAGGACCGGATAGAAGAGGTGCTTTACTGGAGGAAACCGGTGTGGACATGGGGATGGATGTTGACATGGGTGTTCATCT GCTTCCAACCTCGGGTACTGCTTTTAttgccttctctcgctctcatcgtcctccttTTACACATCCACGAACGCACCCATCCAGTACCATCTCTCATCGGGATAAtatcaccaccacctctaGCTACTGCTCGGGTGCACCCTGAGTCCAGCACTGGCGATTCGAGTCCGGATAGGTCCTATACGGCGACTACTACAAGAGACGAATCGGGCGAGACGGTGGGCGTGCCGGTTGTGCCACCTAAAGAGGCCGAGAGCGGAGTGGATTATTTCATGAACATTCAGGCTATCCAAAATCTTATGGGTTTGGT GTCTGATGCATATGACTATCTCGCTCCCATATTGAGCAACCTGCAATCCCCCAACACTTCGTCCCCAACATGCTTCCCGCTCACCCATACTCACATCATCCTacttctcctccctcccacaTTATTCCTCCCTCTCGTTCCATCTTGGCTTATCCCATACGTCATCCTCCCACTCGGTCTCCTTCCGCCTCTCGGCTTCCATCCCAACTTAACCCCTTggctcctctccctccctcgACATCCGTCAATCCGCAAAACTAAATCAGTGCTCGAAAAATGGATCCTCACCGACAAGCTCCCCGACAAATACAGCGGCCACAAGATCTCACAAGTATATGTATGGGAAAACGAGAGACTCGATCCGAAACTggcttcatcctcctcatcatttACCGGCCCGATCCCAACGACGAGCTGGTCTGCTCGGTTCCTCCGACAAGGGGACCGACGAGCATGGATCAAGATCTCTGATGTGGCAGAGGGTGAGGAGTGTCTGTGGAAAAGCGTGGATGACACAGGTCTGCCTAAcggggatgatgagagtgaAGTCGAAGCAAAAGTGTTGGCGCTCAAAGATGGGTGGGAGTGGTTACCAGAAGATTGGAAAGTGGACGTCAATGGTTTATGGAGTGAGAATGGTGTTGACGAGG AGGGCTGGCTATACACTGATGACTCTTGGCAAAATCCTTCCCCAACACCTTACACCGAGCCTGACCTGCCAGCGAACTCTGCGTCTATCCCAGGACAATTGGTGCAATCGATGCAAacagggaaggagaaagatatGCCCGGACTGGGTTTGAGGAGGGTCACCAGacggaggagatggtggaagagggtTTATAAAGTGGATAGCTAA